A region of Lycium barbarum isolate Lr01 chromosome 1, ASM1917538v2, whole genome shotgun sequence DNA encodes the following proteins:
- the LOC132611912 gene encoding uncharacterized protein LOC132611912 — MRGRLLNTVEEGEIQSTSTFKDERETSNVNDYKDGQSRQVETRLNNADITQPDAQEVMSGTIQEKEFHSSLADEVEEKELIVGGSQYDDGVQSNTEGDSSKRDSVEEPKHVGTNEVEKELNIGENQQKDGEHGKTDGEVGTNISEKGTVDNLDKEDVQKQNDHQEHDEHVDVEDTRLHGVKEPSEGSHSVITQIPEQREEKVEENVQSIEATVVDKEQLYVEQDADPPDHSSSEKDMVISPTDQHQGTFCRKSSPVKELHDLISHNIDGWEVEEDVRDLHKEYKEENIKQNMENILKQADISPNRKSNNKGQKKGKKNAIDKQIPLKVAPKRNATKSNVKTINQYRRRLGMCLANANCNGKIWYFVAGNIDVEVLMDSPQQITLKLFLQDLNQYLITTLVYAKCSDSDRTELWEDIYHLSNTLSCSWLIGGDFNVVLNDEEKIGGNPVQPQDIEDFAFCINSCELEEVNFKGSPFTWWNGRADATCIFERLDRMLVNSLLLDNFGHIEVEHLARTSSDHAPLMCIYGDKHQNLVRPFKFLSFWIEHATFLDTVREVFGDIFKQLIIREEIVRLKDQLFEQNPSQVNRVVLQNALDETRRYLHYEEEYWRQKSGLDWFVDGDKNTRFFHNLVKERRKKLQIKRI; from the exons ATGAGGGGGAGACTTCTAAACACTGTGGAGGAAGGAGAGATACAAAGTACAAGTACATTCAAAGATGAGCGGGAGACTTCTAATGTTAATGACTACAAGGATGGACAAAGTCGCCAGGTGGAGACAAGGCTGAATAATGCAGATATCACTCAACCAGATGCTCAGGAAGTTATGTCAGGCACTATTCAGGAAAAAGAATTTCATAGCTCCTTGGCTGATGAGGTGGAGGAAAAGGAATTGATAGTAGGAGGAAGCCAATACGATGATGGAGTACAAAGTAATACTGAGGGAGACTCTAGTAAAAGGGACAGTGTGGAAGAACCAAAACATGTTGGCACTAATGAAGTAGAAAAGGAATTGAATATAGGAGAAAACCAACAAAAAGATGGAGAACATGGTAAAACTGATGGAGAAGTAGGCACCAATATATCAGAAAAAGGAACAGTAGATAATCTAGACAAAGAGGATGTGCAGAAACAAAATGATCATCAAGAACATGATGAGCATGTGGATGTTGAGGATACAAGACTACATGGAGTAAAAGAACCTTCAGAGGGTTCTCACTCAGTGATAACTCAGAttcctgagcaaagagaagaaaaagTGGAGGAAAATGTGCAATCCATAGAGGCAACAGTAGTGGATAAGGAGCAATTGTATGTGGAGCAAGATGCAGATCCACCAGATCATTCCTCATCAGAAAAGGATATGGTGATTTCACCGACTGACCAGCATCAGGGGACATTTTGTAGAAAATCTTCCCCAGTCAAAGAATTACATGACCTGATCTCTCATAATATAGATGGTTGGGAGGTAGAGGAGGATGTCAGAGATCTACACAAAGAATACAAGGAGGAGAATATTAAGCAAAATATGGAAAACATTCTTAAGCAGGCAGATATATCTCCTAATAGAAAGTCTAACAATAAGGGTCAGAAGAAAGGCAAGAAGAATGCTATTGACAAGCAAATTCCACTCAAGGTGGCACCAAAGAGGAATGCTACAAAATCTAAT GTCAAGACAATTAACCAGTATAGAAGAAGGTTGGGCATGTGCCTAGCCAATGCCAACTGTAATGGTAAAATCTGGTATTTTGTGGCTGGTAATATAGATGTAGAAGTTCTGATGGATTCCCCTCAGCAGATTACTTTGAAGCTGTTTTTACAAGATTTGAATCAGTATCTTATTACTACTTTAGTATATGCTAAATGTAGTGATTCTGATAGGACAGAGTTATGGGAGGATATATATCATCTCTCCAATACTTTATCTTGTTCCTGGTTaataggaggagatttcaatgtggTGTTGAATGATGAAGAAAAGATAGGGGGTAATCCTGTTCAACCCCAGGATATAGAAGACTTTGCTTTTTGCATAAACTCCTGTGAGCTTGAAGAGGTAAATTTTAAGGGTAGTCccttcacttggtggaatggtagagcagATGCAACATGTATTTTTGAGAGATTGGATAGGATGTTGGTGAATTCATTGCTTCTGGATAACTTTGGACACATTGAAGTGGAACATCTTGCAAGAACTAGTTCAGATCATGCTCCACTTATGTGTATCTATGGGGACAAGCATCAAAATCTGGTTAGACCTTTTAAATTTCTATCATTCTGGATAGAACATGCAACTTTCCTAGATACAGTCAG GGAAGTGTTTGGTGATATATTCAAGCAGTTGATCATAAGGGAGGAAATAGTGAGGTTAAAGGATCAATTGTTTGAACAAAATCCAAGCCAAGTAAATAGAGTGGTTTTGCAAAACGCTCTGGATGAGACTAGGAGATATTTGCATTATGAAGAGGAGTACTGGAGACAAAAATCAGGTCTGGATTGGTTTGTAGATGGAGACAAAAATACTAGATTTTTCCATAATCTTGTAAAGGAAAGAAGGAAGAAATTGCAGATCAAAAGAATTTAA
- the LOC132637821 gene encoding phosphoglycerate mutase-like protein AT74, with amino-acid sequence MNRLHHDPNDDLNLVIISHGLASRVFLMKWFKWTVEQFEYLNNLGNCEFRVIQLGLGGEYSLAVHHTEEEMLEWGLSPEMISDQKWRADASRSSWNDKCSWYLDAFFDHLANSDDDDYDEVKSNFSD; translated from the coding sequence ATGAACAGACTCCACCATGACCCTAATGAcgatttgaatcttgtgattatatcCCATGGTCTAGCTAGTCGTGTCTTTCTGATGAAGTGGTTCAAGTGGACGGTTGAGCAATTTGAGTATCTAAACAATTTAGGAAATTGTGAATTTCGAGTTATACAATTAGGGCTTGGTGGAGAATACAGCTTAGCGGTCCACCATACTGAAGAAGAGATGCTAGAATGGGGACTATCCCCTGAAATGATTTCAGACCAAAAATGGCGAGCTGATGCTAGCAGGAGTTCATGGAACGACAAATGCTCTTGGTACCTTGATGCTTTCTTTGACCATCTAGCTAATtcagatgatgatgattatgatgaagtGAAATCAAACTTCTCCGACTAG